A genome region from Macaca nemestrina isolate mMacNem1 chromosome 20, mMacNem.hap1, whole genome shotgun sequence includes the following:
- the LOC105478525 gene encoding apolipoprotein C-IV isoform X2, with protein MSLLRNRLQDLPALCLCVLVLACIGACQSEAYEGTPSPPPKLKMSHWSLVTGRMKELLEPVLNRTRDRWQWFWSPSTFRGFMQTYYDDHLRDLGPRTKAWLLKSKESLLNKTHSLCPRIVCGDKDQG; from the exons ATGTCCCTCCTCAGAAACAGGCTCCAGGACCTGCCTGCCCTGTGCCTCTGTGTGCTGGTCCTGGCCTGCATTGGGG CATGCCAGTCAGAAGCCTATGAAGGAacccccagccccccaccaaAGCTAAAGATGAGTCACTGGAGCCTGGTGACGGGCAGGATGAAGGAGCTGCTGGAGCCAGTGTTGAACAGGACCAGAGACAGGTGGCAGTGGTTCTG GAGCCCCAGCACCTTCCGGGGCTTCATGCAGACGTACTATGACGACCACCTCAGGGACCTGGGTCCGCGCACCAAGGCCTGGCTCCTCAAATCCAAAGAAAGCCTCTTGAACAAGACCCACAGCCTGTGCCCCAGGATTGTCTGTGGGGACAAGGACCAgggttaa
- the LOC105478525 gene encoding apolipoprotein C-II isoform X1 has translation MSLLRNRLQDLPALCLCVLVLACIGACQSEAYEGTPSPPPKLKMSHWSLVTGRMKELLEPVLNRTRDRWQWFWSPDTMGTRFLLALCLVLLVLGFEVQGAQLPQQDEPPSPALLSRVQESLSSYWESAKAAAQKLYEKTYLPAVDEKLRDLYSKSTAAMSTYTGIFTDQVLSVLKGEE, from the exons ATGTCCCTCCTCAGAAACAGGCTCCAGGACCTGCCTGCCCTGTGCCTCTGTGTGCTGGTCCTGGCCTGCATTGGGG CATGCCAGTCAGAAGCCTATGAAGGAacccccagccccccaccaaAGCTAAAGATGAGTCACTGGAGCCTGGTGACGGGCAGGATGAAGGAGCTGCTGGAGCCAGTGTTGAACAGGACCAGAGACAGGTGGCAGTGGTTCTG GTCTCCCGACACCATGGGCACACGATTCCTCCTGGCTCTGTGTCTCGTCCTCCTGGTACTAGGATTCG AGGTCCAGGGGGCCCAACTCCCCCAGCAAGATGAACCGCCCAGCCCGGCCTTGCTCAGCCGGGTGCAGGAATCTCTCTCCAGTTACTGGGAGTCAGCAAAGGCAGCCGCCCAGAAGCTGTACGAGAAGACATACCTGCCTGCTGTAGACGAGAAACTCAG GGACTTGTACAGCAAAAGCACAGCAGCCATGAGCACTTACACAGGCATTTTTACTGACCAAGTTCTTTCTGTGCTGAAGGGAGAGGAATAA
- the LOC105478525 gene encoding apolipoprotein C-II isoform X3: MGTRFLLALCLVLLVLGFEVQGAQLPQQDEPPSPALLSRVQESLSSYWESAKAAAQKLYEKTYLPAVDEKLRDLYSKSTAAMSTYTGIFTDQVLSVLKGEE; this comes from the exons ATGGGCACACGATTCCTCCTGGCTCTGTGTCTCGTCCTCCTGGTACTAGGATTCG AGGTCCAGGGGGCCCAACTCCCCCAGCAAGATGAACCGCCCAGCCCGGCCTTGCTCAGCCGGGTGCAGGAATCTCTCTCCAGTTACTGGGAGTCAGCAAAGGCAGCCGCCCAGAAGCTGTACGAGAAGACATACCTGCCTGCTGTAGACGAGAAACTCAG GGACTTGTACAGCAAAAGCACAGCAGCCATGAGCACTTACACAGGCATTTTTACTGACCAAGTTCTTTCTGTGCTGAAGGGAGAGGAATAA